The Hydrogenobacter thermophilus TK-6 genome window below encodes:
- a CDS encoding Lrp/AsnC family transcriptional regulator produces the protein MSITELMELESEYSIKAYILIKADPREIPSIMLALSTFDGVKTADVVTGPYDIIVFAELRNQDELGRLVINKIHSLEGVREALTCVVVKI, from the coding sequence ATGTCCATAACAGAGCTGATGGAGCTTGAATCTGAGTACTCAATAAAGGCTTATATACTTATAAAGGCTGACCCAAGGGAGATACCCTCCATAATGCTTGCTCTTTCCACCTTTGATGGTGTGAAAACTGCAGATGTAGTTACGGGGCCTTACGACATAATAGTTTTTGCAGAGCTTCGCAATCAAGATGAGCTGGGCAGACTGGTTATAAACAAGATACACTCCTTAGAAGGTGTCAGAGAAGCTCTCACCTGCGTAGTGGTCAAAATATGA
- the murA gene encoding UDP-N-acetylglucosamine 1-carboxyvinyltransferase, with protein sequence MKSITSYTSDYLVIEGGHRLVGKVRISGSKNASLPIMMSSLLTDDVCYIEDVPDLLDVRSTIELLQVFNAEVSYHQGKLRLDASKIKSFIAPDYIVRRMRASVLAMGPLLGRFGKAVVAMPGGCSIGVRAIDQHLKVFERGGARINVQHGYVHLEVDKIKPVEYTFEVVTVTGTENALMFLSRCEKRSILRNIAIEPEVMDLVEVLRSMGVSIEIDGRTAIVRGSRELKGFAHRVIPDRIEAGTFLVAGFITGGDIELENVRVDHLGSVIEKLREAGACVEVSSDRIRVYSNGGGIKPLSISTSEYPGFPTDMQAQFTSMCCLAEGLSEITENIFENRFQHVAELQRMGADIHIRGRTAFIKGVKKLTGAEVFSTDLRASASLVLAGLVAEGKTVVRDIYHLDRGYERLDEKLKSLGAPVERHSITDVI encoded by the coding sequence ATGAAAAGCATCACATCATATACTTCTGATTACTTGGTTATAGAGGGAGGACACAGATTAGTAGGTAAGGTGAGGATTTCAGGCTCCAAAAACGCATCTTTGCCTATAATGATGAGCAGTTTGCTTACTGATGATGTATGTTATATAGAGGATGTTCCCGACCTTCTTGATGTAAGAAGCACTATTGAGCTTTTGCAGGTGTTTAATGCAGAGGTATCCTATCATCAAGGTAAATTGAGATTGGATGCTTCAAAGATAAAGAGCTTTATCGCACCTGACTACATAGTGAGGAGGATGAGGGCATCTGTGCTTGCCATGGGACCTCTTTTGGGAAGATTTGGTAAAGCTGTAGTAGCAATGCCCGGTGGGTGTTCCATAGGTGTAAGAGCCATAGATCAACACTTAAAAGTATTTGAGAGAGGTGGGGCTCGTATAAATGTACAGCACGGCTATGTTCATCTTGAGGTGGACAAAATAAAGCCTGTTGAGTATACCTTTGAGGTGGTGACAGTGACAGGTACCGAAAACGCACTTATGTTTTTAAGCAGATGTGAAAAGAGAAGCATACTTAGAAACATAGCTATAGAGCCTGAAGTCATGGACCTGGTGGAGGTCCTAAGAAGCATGGGTGTAAGCATAGAGATAGATGGTAGGACTGCCATAGTGAGGGGAAGCAGAGAGCTTAAAGGTTTTGCTCACAGAGTTATACCAGACAGGATAGAGGCGGGTACTTTCTTGGTGGCGGGTTTTATAACAGGTGGAGATATAGAGCTTGAAAATGTGCGCGTTGATCATTTAGGTAGCGTGATAGAAAAACTCAGAGAGGCGGGAGCTTGCGTTGAAGTATCTTCTGATAGAATCAGAGTTTATTCTAATGGAGGGGGTATAAAACCTCTCTCTATATCTACTTCCGAATATCCTGGCTTTCCTACGGATATGCAGGCTCAGTTTACATCCATGTGCTGTCTGGCAGAGGGCTTGTCAGAGATAACGGAAAACATCTTTGAAAATAGGTTTCAACATGTGGCAGAGCTTCAGAGAATGGGTGCGGATATACACATAAGGGGAAGAACAGCTTTTATAAAGGGTGTAAAAAAGCTTACCGGTGCAGAGGTTTTCTCAACGGACCTTAGAGCTTCTGCCAGTTTAGTCCTTGCAGGTTTGGTAGCAGAAGGGAAAACGGTGGTAAGGGATATATATCACCTTGACAGGGGATACGAGAGACTTGATGAAAAGTTAAAAAGCTTAGGAGCGCCTGTAGAGAGGCACTCCATTACTGATGTCATTTGA
- a CDS encoding Hsp20/alpha crystallin family protein, with product MRRSIALWNPFAELERIRREFDRLIEEMWPREEVERAFAPAVEMYETDNEIVVKAELPGVKKENIEVSIKDNTLHIRGEKKEEREEKTETIHRLERVYGKFERVLTLPVDVKAEEVKAEYKDGILEIRLPKSEVSKEKKIEIK from the coding sequence ATGAGAAGGAGCATCGCGTTGTGGAACCCTTTTGCTGAACTGGAGAGAATTAGAAGAGAGTTTGACAGGCTTATTGAAGAAATGTGGCCAAGAGAAGAGGTAGAAAGAGCTTTTGCACCTGCTGTTGAGATGTACGAAACGGATAATGAAATAGTTGTTAAGGCAGAATTGCCCGGTGTGAAAAAGGAGAACATCGAGGTGAGTATAAAGGACAATACTCTACACATAAGAGGAGAGAAGAAGGAAGAGCGCGAGGAAAAGACTGAAACCATTCATCGCTTAGAGAGAGTTTACGGAAAGTTTGAAAGGGTGTTGACTCTGCCGGTAGATGTGAAGGCTGAAGAGGTGAAAGCTGAGTATAAGGACGGTATTTTGGAAATAAGGCTCCCCAAGTCTGAGGTATCAAAGGAAAAAAAGATAGAGATCAAATGA
- a CDS encoding nicotinamidase, translating into MRVKLTDKDALIVVDMQNDFMPWGALPVPDGDKIVPKLNAYIDIFSSRGLPVYFTRDWHPPDHISFLENGGVWPPHCVQNTEGAKFHKDLRIPKDNKFIISKGTSRDFDAYSGFQGTMLDSLLQERGIRRVFVGGVATDYCVKNTVMGALNLEYQAFLLIDATKGVDVKPGDTERAIDEMLSSGAVAIEFENLTA; encoded by the coding sequence ATGAGAGTAAAATTGACGGATAAGGATGCACTCATAGTAGTAGATATGCAAAACGATTTTATGCCTTGGGGTGCATTGCCAGTACCAGATGGCGACAAGATAGTGCCTAAGCTCAACGCTTATATAGATATTTTCTCTTCAAGAGGGCTTCCTGTTTATTTTACGAGGGATTGGCATCCCCCCGATCACATCTCTTTTTTAGAAAATGGTGGAGTGTGGCCACCCCACTGCGTTCAAAATACCGAAGGAGCTAAGTTTCATAAAGATCTACGCATACCAAAAGATAACAAGTTTATCATATCCAAGGGAACCAGTAGGGACTTTGACGCTTATTCGGGCTTTCAGGGAACTATGCTAGACAGTTTACTCCAAGAGAGAGGCATAAGGAGGGTTTTTGTAGGAGGTGTGGCAACGGATTACTGTGTGAAAAATACGGTGATGGGAGCCCTTAACTTGGAATATCAGGCATTTCTTCTTATTGATGCTACAAAAGGTGTGGATGTAAAACCTGGTGATACAGAAAGAGCAATAGATGAGATGCTAAGCTCAGGTGCTGTAGCCATTGAGTTTGAAAACTTGACTGCGTAA
- the sfsA gene encoding DNA/RNA nuclease SfsA translates to MRFPSLVSGEFVKRINRFVCVVRIKDKEHFAYLRNTGRLSELLKEGTCVYLKEKDKGKYSYELLLAEGEKGILVCLDSQIAPKLYAEGLPAGELVYEPKVVGGKLDLLVGKELIEVKSVNLVRDGIALFPDAPTQRGSRHIDLLIKAYPKYTPKMVFVIQREDAYAFSPNREMDPIFANKLKVFKSLGHRVVAYNCKVSLEEIKLKEEVEVLWR, encoded by the coding sequence ATGAGATTTCCCTCTCTTGTAAGTGGCGAATTTGTAAAGCGAATTAATCGCTTCGTGTGTGTTGTGCGCATAAAAGATAAAGAGCATTTTGCATATCTAAGAAATACCGGAAGATTAAGCGAGCTTTTAAAAGAGGGAACATGTGTATACCTAAAGGAGAAAGATAAAGGTAAGTACTCTTATGAACTTCTGTTGGCGGAGGGTGAAAAAGGTATCCTTGTATGCCTTGATTCGCAAATTGCACCTAAACTGTATGCGGAAGGGTTGCCTGCAGGTGAGCTTGTGTATGAGCCTAAGGTGGTGGGTGGTAAGCTGGATCTTCTCGTAGGTAAGGAGCTTATTGAAGTGAAGTCTGTAAATCTTGTAAGAGATGGTATTGCCCTATTTCCGGATGCACCTACGCAAAGGGGATCCAGACACATAGACCTACTCATAAAGGCTTACCCTAAATACACGCCTAAGATGGTTTTTGTAATCCAGAGGGAAGATGCCTATGCCTTTTCTCCCAATAGGGAGATGGACCCAATTTTTGCCAACAAACTAAAGGTTTTTAAAAGCTTAGGTCATCGGGTGGTGGCTTACAATTGCAAGGTGAGTTTGGAGGAAATTAAATTAAAAGAAGAGGTAGAAGTGCTTTGGAGGTAA
- a CDS encoding gliding motility protein, producing MREGFFSSFSFLEKLKEIYSSCVYDRLHQQTREGRTVYLDVLSLKLKTRLEGVELMVSLFTTPGQKRYSILRPWLFGHTFAVVFVFDSSRGVEENLESFREIKDSDKVVVQANKRDAEGAVPLEEIKRIFENYTVIPAVAKDGVGVIETFKEALRIALHGAGKAFRPS from the coding sequence CTGAGGGAGGGGTTTTTTTCTTCATTCTCTTTTCTGGAAAAGCTCAAGGAAATTTATAGCAGCTGTGTATACGACAGACTTCATCAGCAGACAAGGGAAGGCAGAACCGTTTATCTGGATGTGCTCAGTCTCAAGCTAAAAACCCGCTTGGAAGGTGTTGAACTTATGGTCTCTTTGTTTACAACACCTGGGCAGAAAAGATATTCAATTCTCAGACCTTGGCTTTTTGGACATACCTTCGCGGTAGTTTTTGTATTTGACTCTTCAAGAGGTGTGGAGGAAAACCTTGAAAGCTTTCGGGAGATAAAGGATTCAGATAAGGTAGTTGTTCAAGCAAACAAAAGGGATGCAGAGGGGGCTGTCCCACTTGAAGAGATAAAAAGAATTTTTGAAAACTATACAGTTATCCCTGCAGTGGCAAAGGATGGCGTAGGCGTAATAGAAACTTTTAAGGAAGCTCTGAGGATAGCTCTCCATGGTGCGGGAAAAGCTTTTAGACCTTCTTAA